From Pseudomonas putida, one genomic window encodes:
- the rplR gene encoding 50S ribosomal protein L18, with product MTDKKVTRLRRARKARLKMHELEVVRLCVFRSSQHIYAQVISADGSKVLASASTLDKDLRDGATGNIDAATKVGKLVAERAKAAGVSQVAFDRSGFKYHGRVKALADAAREGGLEF from the coding sequence ATGACCGACAAAAAAGTTACTCGACTGCGTCGCGCTCGCAAAGCACGTCTCAAGATGCACGAACTCGAAGTCGTGCGCCTGTGCGTGTTCCGCTCCTCGCAGCACATCTACGCCCAGGTCATTTCGGCCGACGGCAGCAAGGTTTTGGCAAGCGCCTCGACCTTGGACAAAGACCTGCGTGATGGCGCCACTGGCAACATCGACGCGGCCACTAAGGTTGGCAAGCTGGTAGCTGAGCGTGCGAAAGCCGCCGGTGTATCTCAAGTTGCCTTTGACCGTTCCGGCTTCAAGTACCATGGCCGCGTCAAAGCGCTGGCTGATGCTGCTCGTGAAGGCGGGCTGGAGTTCTAA